From the Cryptomeria japonica chromosome 2, Sugi_1.0, whole genome shotgun sequence genome, one window contains:
- the LOC131859913 gene encoding probable 2' cyclic ADP-D-ribose synthase BdTIR — protein sequence MATYTPSSPFQIVNTFDEIVPSSAASSSATPLLRPSASFDVFINHCGVDVKYTLATTISHKLTALGISVFLDAHSLQLGDVIPAQIQEAIRTATLHIAIFSVNYADSPWCLAELSSMLKTGNRIIPVFYHVDPSDLRWVGQGKGIYAAAFSQYQLNGRYSEEKLDEWRRAL from the coding sequence ATGGCCACTTATACTCCCTCTTCACCTTTCCAGATTGTAAATACTTTTGACGAGATTGTGCCCTCATCTGCTGCTTCCTCCTCCGCCACTCCTCTTCTCCGTCCTTCTGCTTCTTTCGATGTTTTCATCAACCATTGCGGTGTTGATGTCAAATACACCCTCGCCACCACCATCTCCCATAAACTTACCGCCCTCGGAATCTCCGTCTTTCTGGATGCCCATTCCCTTCAATTGGGTGATGTCATTCCAGCACAAATCCAAGAGGCCATTCGCACTGCTACACTTCATATTGCCATTTTCTCTGTTAACTATGCCGATTCCCCTTGGTGTTTAGCGGAGCTGTCCTCCATGCTTAAGACGGGTAACAGAATTATTCCTGTCTTCTATCATGTCGATCCTTCTGATCTGCGCTGGGTGGGTCAAGGAAAAGGAATCTATGCTGCTGCGTTTTCTCAATATCAACTGAATGGCAGATACTCCGAGGAAAAGCTTGACGAGTGGAGGAGGGCACTCTAG
- the LOC131873623 gene encoding disease resistance protein RUN1-like isoform X1 → MSIRGIDAARFEYTDEPLRQRSACFELIGSLFEYSDEPLRQIRACFELIGSLSNRCFGIPPPSSLGLKKNSGREEQFIEYFGTPLEGPVCLRLDEFKGRKIQSWSLRNLRILELIKPHCLVQLWDNSDPPLQLRELCIDEARKLQRIPNSIGRLQGLKCINISYCESLEDLPEEFCNLQSLEWLKLSYCSRLSSLPSRLGDLINLRYLDLESCRELQTLPDSFKQLRHLQHLNLDGCQELTLRSDMLENIVNLEYLNFGGCRKLEQLPNQITHQVCLRELKATYTSIRGLPSDIGELRKLEVLEIGSRFLASLPYSLGNLSSLTRLELRNCEMFNCLPDFSGPLNMLKRISIYSTSVSTISISGNSCPSLEDIYLFSNDHLVDIQSLPTSVPRLEVSDCKTLKKATGLGGLANLQLLSIVRCPELNELPSFAELHSLKFIWIRDCDEIVEIEGLENSRTLETLEVHTSRMSPAIQSLEGLEKLKRFVMVAENRSALRPCIQTIKKWPGEMVICGRAVSGAESALDSLSFPTLSIVGGDMWKVECRKMHASDAAVVCFLVNSITDCRCWLSFGGGTHMRLKEGKWVLVGVLRQGCEDIVSATAEIWDEEG, encoded by the exons ATGTCTATTAGAGGGATAGATGCTGCTCGATTTGAATATACTGACGAGCCATTGCGTCAGAGAAGCGCCTGCTTTGAGCTCATAGGATCCCTATTTGAATATAGTGACGAGCCATTGCGTCAGATAAGGGCCTGCTTTGAGCTGATAGGATCCCTTTCAAACAGATGTTTTGGGATCCCTCCACCTTCCTCGCTCGGATTAAAAAAAAATTCTGGCAGAGAAGAACAGTTTATCGAATATTTTGGCACACCATTGGAGGGCCCTGTCTGCCTTAGGTTGGATGAGTTCAAGGGGAGAAAAATTCAGTCATGGTCACTCAGAAATTTAAGAATTTTGGAGCTCATCAAACCTCATTGCTTAGTACAATTATGGGATAATTCAGAT CCTCCTTTGCAGTTAAGAGAACTGTGTATCGACGAGGCCCGTAAATTGCAAAGGATTCCAAACTCAATAGGACGTCTACAGGGATTGAAATGCATAAATATCTCTTATTGTGAATCACTGGAGGATCTCCCTGAAGAGTTTTGCAATCTCCAATCACTGGAGTGGCTGAAATTATCTTATTGTTCAAGGCTGTCTTCACTGCCTAGCCGTTTGGGGGATCTGATAAACCTGCGGTATCTAGATTTGGAGTCGTGTAGGGAGCTGCAGACATTGCCAGATTCTTTTAAGCAGCTGAGACACCTTCAACATCTCAATTTAGATGGTTGTCAGGAACTCACCTTGAGATCCGACATGCTGGAAAACATAGTTAACCTGGAGTATTTGAACTTTGGGGGATGTAGGAAGCTGGAACAATTGCCAAATCAAATCACACATCAAGTGTGTTTGAGAGAGCTCAAAGCTACGTACACAAGCATAAGGGGGCTTCCGAGTGACATTGGCGAACTCAGAAAATTGGAAGTGCTGGAGATAGGAAGTCGGTTCTTGGCCAGCTTGCCGTACTCTCTTGGAAATCTGTCTAGTTTGACTCGACTAGAACTCAGGaattgtgaaatgtttaattgtttacCGGACTTTTCGGGGCCTCTAAATATGCTCAAGAGGATATCAATATATTCCACGAGTGTGTCAACAATATCAATAAGTGGAAACAGCTGTCCCAGCCTTGAAGATATCTACCTTTTCAGTAATGATCATCTAGTGGATATCCAAAGCCTGCCAACGTCAGTGCCGAGGCTAGAGGTATCTGACTGTAAAACGCTGAAAAAGGCAACGGGACTTGGCGGCCTAGCAAATCTTCAATTGCTTTCCATAGTGAGGTGTCCGGAGTTAAATGAGCTCCCAAGTTTTGCAGAATTACATTCCCTCAAATTTATCTGGATAAGAGATTGCGACGAAATAGTGGAAATCGAAGGGCTAGAGAATTCGAGAACATTGGAGACATTGGAGGTGCATACATCACGGATGTCCCCAGCTATACAAAGTTTGGAGGGGTTGGAGAAATTGAAGAGATTTGTGATGGTAGCAGAGAACAGATCAGCTCTTCGACCCTGCATTCAAACTATAAAG AAATGGCCAGGCGAGATGGTGATATGTGGAAGGGCAGTGAGTGGTGCAGAGTCAGCGTTGGATTCTCTTTCCTTTCCCACCCTTTCCATTGTTggtggtgatatgtggaaggtagaATGTAGAAAGATGCATGCTTCTGATGCGGCCGTCGTTTGTTTCCTTGTAAATTCAATTACAGATTGTAGATGCTGGCTCTCTTTTGGGGGTGGGACACATATGCGATTGAAGGAGGGGAAATGGGTGTTAGTAGGTGTGTTGAGACAAGGTTGTGAGGATATTGTAAGTGCGACAGCTGAAATATGGGATGAAGAAGGTTAG
- the LOC131873623 gene encoding disease resistance protein Roq1-like isoform X2 — MSIRGIDAARFEYTDEPLRQRSACFELIGSLFEYSDEPLRQIRACFELIGSLSNRCFGIPPPSSLGLKKNSGREEQFIEYFGTPLEGPVCLRLDEFKGRKIQSWSLRNLRILELIKPHCLVQLWDNSDLRELCIDEARKLQRIPNSIGRLQGLKCINISYCESLEDLPEEFCNLQSLEWLKLSYCSRLSSLPSRLGDLINLRYLDLESCRELQTLPDSFKQLRHLQHLNLDGCQELTLRSDMLENIVNLEYLNFGGCRKLEQLPNQITHQVCLRELKATYTSIRGLPSDIGELRKLEVLEIGSRFLASLPYSLGNLSSLTRLELRNCEMFNCLPDFSGPLNMLKRISIYSTSVSTISISGNSCPSLEDIYLFSNDHLVDIQSLPTSVPRLEVSDCKTLKKATGLGGLANLQLLSIVRCPELNELPSFAELHSLKFIWIRDCDEIVEIEGLENSRTLETLEVHTSRMSPAIQSLEGLEKLKRFVMVAENRSALRPCIQTIKKWPGEMVICGRAVSGAESALDSLSFPTLSIVGGDMWKVECRKMHASDAAVVCFLVNSITDCRCWLSFGGGTHMRLKEGKWVLVGVLRQGCEDIVSATAEIWDEEG, encoded by the exons ATGTCTATTAGAGGGATAGATGCTGCTCGATTTGAATATACTGACGAGCCATTGCGTCAGAGAAGCGCCTGCTTTGAGCTCATAGGATCCCTATTTGAATATAGTGACGAGCCATTGCGTCAGATAAGGGCCTGCTTTGAGCTGATAGGATCCCTTTCAAACAGATGTTTTGGGATCCCTCCACCTTCCTCGCTCGGATTAAAAAAAAATTCTGGCAGAGAAGAACAGTTTATCGAATATTTTGGCACACCATTGGAGGGCCCTGTCTGCCTTAGGTTGGATGAGTTCAAGGGGAGAAAAATTCAGTCATGGTCACTCAGAAATTTAAGAATTTTGGAGCTCATCAAACCTCATTGCTTAGTACAATTATGGGATAATTCAGAT TTAAGAGAACTGTGTATCGACGAGGCCCGTAAATTGCAAAGGATTCCAAACTCAATAGGACGTCTACAGGGATTGAAATGCATAAATATCTCTTATTGTGAATCACTGGAGGATCTCCCTGAAGAGTTTTGCAATCTCCAATCACTGGAGTGGCTGAAATTATCTTATTGTTCAAGGCTGTCTTCACTGCCTAGCCGTTTGGGGGATCTGATAAACCTGCGGTATCTAGATTTGGAGTCGTGTAGGGAGCTGCAGACATTGCCAGATTCTTTTAAGCAGCTGAGACACCTTCAACATCTCAATTTAGATGGTTGTCAGGAACTCACCTTGAGATCCGACATGCTGGAAAACATAGTTAACCTGGAGTATTTGAACTTTGGGGGATGTAGGAAGCTGGAACAATTGCCAAATCAAATCACACATCAAGTGTGTTTGAGAGAGCTCAAAGCTACGTACACAAGCATAAGGGGGCTTCCGAGTGACATTGGCGAACTCAGAAAATTGGAAGTGCTGGAGATAGGAAGTCGGTTCTTGGCCAGCTTGCCGTACTCTCTTGGAAATCTGTCTAGTTTGACTCGACTAGAACTCAGGaattgtgaaatgtttaattgtttacCGGACTTTTCGGGGCCTCTAAATATGCTCAAGAGGATATCAATATATTCCACGAGTGTGTCAACAATATCAATAAGTGGAAACAGCTGTCCCAGCCTTGAAGATATCTACCTTTTCAGTAATGATCATCTAGTGGATATCCAAAGCCTGCCAACGTCAGTGCCGAGGCTAGAGGTATCTGACTGTAAAACGCTGAAAAAGGCAACGGGACTTGGCGGCCTAGCAAATCTTCAATTGCTTTCCATAGTGAGGTGTCCGGAGTTAAATGAGCTCCCAAGTTTTGCAGAATTACATTCCCTCAAATTTATCTGGATAAGAGATTGCGACGAAATAGTGGAAATCGAAGGGCTAGAGAATTCGAGAACATTGGAGACATTGGAGGTGCATACATCACGGATGTCCCCAGCTATACAAAGTTTGGAGGGGTTGGAGAAATTGAAGAGATTTGTGATGGTAGCAGAGAACAGATCAGCTCTTCGACCCTGCATTCAAACTATAAAG AAATGGCCAGGCGAGATGGTGATATGTGGAAGGGCAGTGAGTGGTGCAGAGTCAGCGTTGGATTCTCTTTCCTTTCCCACCCTTTCCATTGTTggtggtgatatgtggaaggtagaATGTAGAAAGATGCATGCTTCTGATGCGGCCGTCGTTTGTTTCCTTGTAAATTCAATTACAGATTGTAGATGCTGGCTCTCTTTTGGGGGTGGGACACATATGCGATTGAAGGAGGGGAAATGGGTGTTAGTAGGTGTGTTGAGACAAGGTTGTGAGGATATTGTAAGTGCGACAGCTGAAATATGGGATGAAGAAGGTTAG
- the LOC131859914 gene encoding disease resistance protein L6-like, protein MQLKNIVNMVSKELGKVPFLVADKPIGLVDIVRDFEEAVESEHNAQIVGIVGMGGAVKTTLAKELYNRKSPSFKYSSFVFAVRDAASKNALHEKQNMLLKDLGVQDSAFDNIEGVKAILVNRLRSVPALIVLDDVDHGSQLDALLPTKDGLASGSLVIVTSRELNLLAKSGSTIYRIKALNPLHAKELFCWHAFLQSHSQEGFENTVEKFLQACDGLLLSLEVFGGLVYGKSKDYWESQLNKILKILAEDVKGRLNVSYNSLDEEEKEMFMDVACFFIGKKKSWVIEVWNESGWSGLHGWETLVNKCLVNVDKNDIIIMHDHLRDLGREFTGRHPPSRVWHQEQIIDIQKQIKLSFIKRNSCHLLL, encoded by the coding sequence ATGCAGTTGAAGAATATTGTAAATATGGTATCTAAGGAACTGGGCAAGGTGCCCTTTCTGGTGGCCGACAAACCCATTGGACTGGTTGATATCGTGCGGGATTTTGAAGAAGCTGTTGAGAGTGAGCACAACGCTCAAATTGTTGGGATTGTGGGAATGGGCGGAGCGGTTAAAACCACTCTTGCTAAAGAGTTGTATAACAGGAAATCCCCATCCTTCAAATATTCCAGTTTTGTATTTGCGGTGCGAGATGCTGCAAGCAAAAATGCTTTGCATGAGAAGCAAAACATGCTTCTGAAGGACCTTGGTGTCCAAGACTCAGCATTCGATAACATTGAAGGAGTCAAGGCTATTCTGGTAAATCGGTTGAGATCTGTTCCTGCGCTCATCGTTTTGGATGACGTGGATCATGGTAGCCAACTGGATGCTCTGTTACCAACTAAAGATGGCCTTGCATCCGGCAGTCTTGTCATTGTTACATCACGCGAGTTAAATCTCCTTGCAAAATCGGGCTCAACTATATATAGGATCAAGGCATTGAATCCCCTTCACGCCAAGGAACTTTTTTGTTGGCATGCATTTTTACAGTCCCATTCACAAGAGGGATTTGAAAATACTGTTGAAAAGTTTTTGCAAGCTTGCGATGGGTTGCTTTTGTCCCTTGAGGTCTTTGGAGGATTAGTTTATGGTAAGTCCAAGGATTATTGGGAATCTCAGTTGAATAAGATTCTCAAAATTTTGGCCGAAGATGTTAAAGGAAGGTTGAATGTCAGCTACAATTCATTagatgaagaagagaaagagaTGTTTATGGATGTGGCTTGTTTTTTCATTGGCAAAAAGAAAAGTTGGGTCATTGAAGTATGGAATGAATCGGGATGGAGTGGTTTGCATGGGTGGGAAACACTTGTTAACAAGTGTCTGGTTAATGTGGACAAGAATGATATTATAATAATGCATGATCATTTAAGAGATCTGGGAAGGGAATTTACAGGTAGACATCCACCTTCACGTGTATGGCATCAAGAGCAAATAATTGATATACAGAAACAAATTAAGTTGAGCTTCATTAAACGAAATTCTTGTCATCTATTATTATGA